The Pseudomonas iranensis genome includes a window with the following:
- a CDS encoding TetR/AcrR family transcriptional regulator has translation MSVNAREAILDAAKTAAQTHGYNGINFRSIGEVVGIKNASIYYHFPSKADLGAAVAERYWQDAAKALDNIREANPEPQQSLKLYPSIFRTSLENGNRLCLVSFMAAEFQDLPDAVKDQVKKFAEVNIEWLTQVLIAAGSADEDSCKARARAIYAAVAGAQLIARSRGDTALFDELIGSYESAGLISADFAE, from the coding sequence ATGAGCGTGAACGCACGCGAAGCGATTCTGGACGCCGCCAAAACAGCGGCGCAGACCCACGGCTACAACGGCATCAACTTCCGCAGCATCGGCGAAGTGGTGGGCATCAAGAACGCCAGCATCTACTATCACTTTCCCAGCAAGGCCGACCTCGGCGCGGCAGTTGCCGAGCGTTACTGGCAAGACGCGGCCAAGGCGCTGGACAACATTCGTGAGGCCAATCCCGAGCCGCAGCAATCCCTGAAGTTGTACCCGTCGATCTTCCGCACTTCGCTGGAAAACGGTAATCGGCTGTGCCTGGTCAGTTTCATGGCCGCCGAATTTCAGGATTTGCCGGATGCGGTCAAGGACCAGGTGAAAAAGTTTGCAGAGGTCAATATCGAGTGGCTGACCCAAGTGTTGATCGCTGCTGGATCTGCCGACGAAGACAGCTGCAAGGCGCGAGCGCGGGCGATTTACGCTGCGGTGGCCGGCGCGCAGTTGATTGCGCGCAGCCGAGGGGATACTGCGTTGTTTGATGAGTTGATCGGCAGCTACGAAAGCGCCGGGCTGATTTCGGCGGATTTCGCTGAGTAG
- a CDS encoding glutathione S-transferase, which produces MTANSTQNHAQSISALKIYDWYNGPYPARVRIALAEKSLLERTEFVSVNLWKGEHKNPEFLRLNYSGTLPVLELEDGTLLAECTAITQYLDVLDGNPLLTGRTPVEQGRIHMLTKRAEIEFLDAVSVYFHHATPGLGPEVELYQNAEWGMRMRDKAVRGMRYFDKLLRDQPFVAGASFSMADIALLGGMIFSALVELEVPEDCTALREWHARMQQRPSVQQWRAMVERGEP; this is translated from the coding sequence ATGACCGCTAACTCGACTCAAAACCACGCTCAATCCATTTCCGCATTGAAAATCTACGATTGGTACAACGGCCCCTACCCGGCCCGCGTGCGCATCGCCCTGGCGGAAAAATCGCTGTTGGAGCGCACCGAATTCGTCTCGGTAAATCTGTGGAAAGGCGAACACAAGAACCCCGAATTCTTGCGCTTGAACTACTCCGGAACGCTGCCAGTGCTGGAACTGGAAGACGGCACGCTGCTCGCCGAATGCACGGCCATCACGCAATACCTGGACGTTCTCGACGGCAACCCCCTGCTCACCGGCCGCACACCGGTTGAGCAAGGACGGATCCACATGCTGACCAAGCGTGCCGAGATTGAATTTCTCGATGCCGTCAGCGTGTATTTCCACCATGCAACCCCGGGACTTGGCCCGGAAGTGGAGCTGTACCAGAACGCCGAATGGGGCATGCGCATGCGGGACAAGGCTGTGCGCGGCATGCGCTATTTCGACAAATTGCTGCGTGATCAGCCGTTTGTGGCCGGCGCCAGTTTTTCCATGGCCGATATCGCCCTGTTGGGCGGGATGATCTTCTCGGCGCTGGTTGAGCTGGAAGTCCCGGAAGATTGCACGGCACTGCGCGAATGGCACGCGCGCATGCAGCAACGTCCG